The sequence CCGCGGCTTCCACGTCGCGCTTGAACTTCTCGCGCAGGGCCACGAGCTTCTTCGCGAGCTCCGGGTCGCCCAGGGCCAGGATCTGCGCCGCCAGGTACGCGGCGTTCTTGGCCCCGGCCTTGTCCAGGGCCAGGGTGCCCACCGGGAAGCCCGGAGGCATCTGCAGCGTGGCCAGCAGGGCGTCCATGCCCGAGAGGGAGGAGGCGTTCAGCGGCACGCCGAGCACCGGGCGGGTGGTCTTGGCGGCCACGGCCCCGGCCAGGTGGGCGGCCATGCCCGCAGCGCAGATGAAGACCTGGCAGCCGTCGGCCTCGAGCTCGCGGATCAGCGCCTCGGTGCGCTCGGGCGTGCGGTGGGCCGAGGTCACGGTGAAGCGGCAGGGGATGCCGAGTTCCCTGAGCGTCTCGGCGCAGGGCCGCATCTTGTCCTCGTCGGAGATGGAGCCGATGAACACGGCGACCTTGATCATTTATTCTCTCCCTCGGACTCCCACTTGAGCCCCTTCTCGCCGATGTCGCGGCGGCAGTAGCTGTGCGCGAAGGATATCTTGCCCACGGCGGAGTAGGCCCGGCCCCGGGCGTCGGTGAGGTCGTCGCCCAGCGCCGTGACGCCGAGCACGCGGCCGCCCGTGGAGACGAGCCAGCCGTCCTCGTCGCGCTGGGCGCCCGCCACGAAGACCTTGCAGGCGGAATCGGCCTCGGCCTCGTCGATGCCCGTGATGCGCATGCCCTTGGCGTAGCCGCCGGGGTAGCCCTCGGCGGACATGACCACACACAGCGCGGTCTGGGGCTTCCAGCGGATGTCCACCTGGTCCAGGCGGCCCTTGCAGCAGGCCAGCATGATCTCCACGAGGTCCGTGTCCAGGCGCATGAGCAGGGGCTGGCACTCGGGGTCGCCGAAGCGCACGTTGTACTCCAGGACCTTGGGGCCGTCGGAGCTGACCATGAGCCCGGCGTAGAGCACGCCCACGAAGGGGTGGCCCTTGTTCTTCATGTGGCGCACGATGGGCAGCAGGACCAGTTCGGCCATGTCCTGGTAGGCGTCCTCGGGCAGGATGTGCGCCGGGGAGAAGGCGCCCATGCCGCCGGTGTTGGGGCCGGTGTCCCCCTCGCCCACGGCCTTGTGGTCCTGGCTCGACGGCATGGCCGCGATGCGCTCGCCGTCGCAGAACGCCAGGAACGAGACCTCCTCGCCGCCGAGCATCTCCTCGACCACGATCTTCTCTCCGGCCGTGCCGAAGCGCTTGTGCACCATGCTCTGCTCGAGCTCGAACAGGGCCTCCTGCACGCTCTGGCAGACGGCCACGCCCTTGCCCGCGGCCAGGCCGTCGGCCTTGATCACCAGGGGCGCGCCGGTCTCCTCGATGAAGTCCTTGGCCTGCGCGAAGTCCTCGAAGACCGCGAAGTGGGCCGTGGGCACGCCCGTCTCGAGCATGACCTGCTTGGCGAAGGATTTGGAGCCCTCGAGCTGGGCGCAGTACTCGGTGGGGCCGAAGCAGGGGATCTTCGCGTCGTGCATGGCGTTGGCGAGGCCCCGCGTCAGGGGCAGCTCGGGCCCGGCCACGACCAGGCCGACATCGTGCTTCTTCGCGAAGGAGACGAGCCCCTTCACGTCGTCGTCGCCGATGGCGACGTTCTCGCCCAAAAGGGCGGTGCCGCCGTTGCCGGGGGCTGTATAGATCTTCTCGACCAGGGGGCTTTGGGCGATTTTCCAGGCCAGGGCGTGTTCCCGGCCGCCGGAGCCGACGATGAGGACGTTCACCATGATCCTCCAAATAGTGTGGTGGGCGGAAGATAGAGCAAAGCCCGCGGCCTTGCAAATGCGCGGCCGCGGGCCTGAACGCCGGTGCGATCCGCCGCCCGGGGATTCCTCGGACGGCGGGCCGCCCGCAGGCTACTCGAGCCCGAGGCGGCGGAGCTTGCGCCACAGGGAGACGCGGTCGATGCCGAGGATGCGCGCGGCCTTGCTCTTGTTGCCGTCGGCGTGGCGCATGACCCGGGAGATGTGGCGGCGCTCGTTCTCCTCGAGGCTCACGGGCTCGCCCTCGTCCTCGGCGGGCGGCGGCGGGGCCTCCTGCGCGCGGGTCACGCGGAAGGCCGGGTGCGCCAGGTCCGGCGGCAGGTGGCGCGGCTCCACCACGTCGCCCTCGGCCATGACCGTGGCCCGCTCCACGATGTTCTGCAGCTCGCGCACGTTGCCGGGGTAGGCGTAGGCCGAGAGCAGGTCCAGCACCTCGGGCGAGAGCACGGGCGCGGCGCGCCCGAGCCTGCGCGAGATGCGGGCCAGGAAATAGTGGGCCAGGAGCGGGATGTCGCCGCGCCGCTCGGAGAGCAGCGGCACCGAGAGGGTGATGACGTTCAGCCGGAAGAAGAGGTCGGCGCGGAAGCGGCCCGCCTCCACCTCGTCCTTCAGGTCCTTGTTGGTGGCCGCGATGACGCGCACGTCCACCTCCACGTCCTGCGTGCCGCCCACGCGGCGGATGGTCCGCTCCTGCAGCGCGCGCAGGAGCTTCACCTGCATGGCCAGGCTCATCTCGCCCACCTCGTCGAGGAAGAGCGTGCCGCCCTGCGCGGCCTCGAAGAGCCCCTTCTTCATCCTGTTCGCGCCGGAAAACGCGCCCTGCTCGTGGCCGAAGAGCTCGTTCTCCAGGAGCTCGTCGTTGAAGGCGCCGCAGTTGATGGCCAGGAAGCGCTTGCCCGCGCGGCGGCTGACCATGTGCAGGCTTCTCGCGACCAGCTCCTTGCCCGTGCCGGTCTCGCCCTGGATGAGCACCGTGGACTCGGTGGGCGCCACGCGGTCGATGGTGCGGCGAAGCGCCTCCATGGGCGGCGCGGCGCCGATGAGTGTCACGGGGTCGCCCAGGGATTCCACGCTCTCGCGCAGGGCCTGGACCTCCAGGCGCAGGCTGCGCTTCTCCAGGGCCTTGCGCGCCAGCATCCTGGCCTCGTCGATGCGGTAGGGCTTGACCATGTAGTCGTAGGCCCCGCGCCGCATGGCCTCCACGGCCGTCTCCACCGTGGGGTAGCCGGTGACCACGATGACCTCGGTGTCCGGCCAGAGCTCCTTGGCGCGCCTGAGCACGTCCAGCCCGTCCGCGCCCTGCATGACCAGGTCGGTGATCACCAGGTCGTACTCGGTGCCCTCGAGCATGGACAGGGCCTGGGCGCCGTCGGAGGCGGCCTCGGCGCGCAGCCCCTGGCGCTCCAGCACGTGGACCAGGTTCTTGCGGGCGATGGCCTCGTCCTCGACCACGAGGACGATGGGGCTCTGCTGCGGCTCGATCGCCTGGGCGTCGCCTGTGTTCGTCGGACTCATGCGGCCTCCACGCCGGTGTCGTGGTTTTCCGGTCTGGGCAGGGGCAGGCGGATGATGAACGAGGCCCCCCGGCCTTCCTCGCTCTCCACGGAGATGGACCCGCCGTGCTTCTTGACGATGCCGAAGACCACGGACAGGCCGAGGCCGGTGCCCTTGCCCACCTCCTTCAGGGTGAAGAAGGGGTCGAAGATGCGGCCCAGGTTCTCGCGCGCGATGCCCACGCCGGTGTCGCTCACCCTGAGCACGGCCTGCCCGTTCTCCGCCTGGGCGGAGACGGTGATGGTGCCCGGCGCCGCACCGTTCTGTCCGGCGCTCGAGCCGCCGCTCTGTCCGGCGCCCTGGGCCGACTCTATGGCCTGGCCCGCGTTGATGAGCAGGTTCAGGAGCGCCT comes from Desulfovibrio sp. X2 and encodes:
- the purD gene encoding phosphoribosylamine--glycine ligase; the protein is MNVLIVGSGGREHALAWKIAQSPLVEKIYTAPGNGGTALLGENVAIGDDDVKGLVSFAKKHDVGLVVAGPELPLTRGLANAMHDAKIPCFGPTEYCAQLEGSKSFAKQVMLETGVPTAHFAVFEDFAQAKDFIEETGAPLVIKADGLAAGKGVAVCQSVQEALFELEQSMVHKRFGTAGEKIVVEEMLGGEEVSFLAFCDGERIAAMPSSQDHKAVGEGDTGPNTGGMGAFSPAHILPEDAYQDMAELVLLPIVRHMKNKGHPFVGVLYAGLMVSSDGPKVLEYNVRFGDPECQPLLMRLDTDLVEIMLACCKGRLDQVDIRWKPQTALCVVMSAEGYPGGYAKGMRITGIDEAEADSACKVFVAGAQRDEDGWLVSTGGRVLGVTALGDDLTDARGRAYSAVGKISFAHSYCRRDIGEKGLKWESEGENK
- a CDS encoding sigma-54 dependent transcriptional regulator translates to MSPTNTGDAQAIEPQQSPIVLVVEDEAIARKNLVHVLERQGLRAEAASDGAQALSMLEGTEYDLVITDLVMQGADGLDVLRRAKELWPDTEVIVVTGYPTVETAVEAMRRGAYDYMVKPYRIDEARMLARKALEKRSLRLEVQALRESVESLGDPVTLIGAAPPMEALRRTIDRVAPTESTVLIQGETGTGKELVARSLHMVSRRAGKRFLAINCGAFNDELLENELFGHEQGAFSGANRMKKGLFEAAQGGTLFLDEVGEMSLAMQVKLLRALQERTIRRVGGTQDVEVDVRVIAATNKDLKDEVEAGRFRADLFFRLNVITLSVPLLSERRGDIPLLAHYFLARISRRLGRAAPVLSPEVLDLLSAYAYPGNVRELQNIVERATVMAEGDVVEPRHLPPDLAHPAFRVTRAQEAPPPPAEDEGEPVSLEENERRHISRVMRHADGNKSKAARILGIDRVSLWRKLRRLGLE
- the purE gene encoding 5-(carboxyamino)imidazole ribonucleotide mutase encodes the protein MIKVAVFIGSISDEDKMRPCAETLRELGIPCRFTVTSAHRTPERTEALIRELEADGCQVFICAAGMAAHLAGAVAAKTTRPVLGVPLNASSLSGMDALLATLQMPPGFPVGTLALDKAGAKNAAYLAAQILALGDPELAKKLVALREKFKRDVEAAAKDLEERFSA